CAATAAGAGGCTCATCTCATATCCTCATGCCGAATGCGAATGCAAATTCCCTTTCCGTCGATGTCTCGTTTCTCGATCAGGCCGTTCATGTCGAGGTATTCGAGGCACATACGCTCGCGAGTCTCCTCGTCGAAGAATGTCGGAACGATCCACCAGTCCTCGCCGTCAATCTGCCTGGCGAATTTGCATTCTTGGTAGATTGTCCAGACCGCCGTCTCAATAGCGAGTCGTCGTTCAAGCCCTCGCACTCTCTCCCTCCTGGCGATCGCATTAGCTCCGGCGTCCATCGCGGCTTTCCATTCTTTAACGTCGGAGTCTGTCGTCACGGCCGCTGCCCCTGTTGCGCAGAATAGTCAGGCGACCGAAGATCAGGAGAGCTCCGACCGCCCCGGCGTAGAGCATGGCGACGATGCATAGCGCCAGGATAATAGAGGCGTAGATGACGGCATAGGCGAGCATCTCCATGCCGCGATCGTCGTCGTCTTGAGGCTCGACGATGCGTGGGTTTGGTTTGGTCACTTCGGCTGCTCCTGTGTCGCCGACTGCAGATCGTTCAGCAACTGACGGATCAGCGTGGGGCAGCAGTGGTGAGCCATCCAGTCGGTCAGGTACCCAAGCGCCCATGCTTCATGGTGCCCACTGACGGCCGGTCCTCTGATGCCTTGGCTATCAGGGATGCTCTGATCTTGGTTGCGTCGGTCATATATCCTCCTTGTTATCGATGACAACTGCAGTTTGAGCAAAACGTGTTCGCGTAGTTGTTAGCCGCCACCATATCCACAAACATAGCATTTCCACCCTGTTCCAGTGTCTGGGTGATGCAACCGCTGTTCGTCATACGGCATCGCTGTTGCTGCATCGTGTTCATCAAAGCATTCCTTTGAGTGACTCCATCCATCTGTACAACCGCAATTTGTTCCTTTGCATGGCGGCAAATTGCTCACTGTCTTGGTTTGCGTTGGTCATAGTCGTGATTCCTAAAGGTTAGCTGTCGGCATCACGCGTCACCCCGTTGCGGGCCTCGTTTGCAGACTCCGGCGTCTTCTTAGTGCAAGCCAATGTCGTAGGAATCGGCTTTTGCGCGGGAGTTTCAGATCAAACGTCCGTTCCGCATCGAGTTCAGGTGACCCCTTGATGCGAATTCCGGCTCCATCCTTTGGGCCGACTCGCACCTGGCGAACGCACAGGGGTTAGTTTGTGGCCGACCCATGCGTTCGTCTCGCGGCCCCACAGCTCTTTGATGCACTCGGCGTTTGTCCGGTTCAGGAGCCACCCTCGCGGGCTGCGCGACTCACGGAAATAGACGATGATCCTATCCTTCGTCTTCCCCTTCCCGTCGTCGTCGCCGATCTTCATCGACTCGACTTGTTCGAGCGTCACGCGGTCGATTGTTAGAGTCGGCTCTTTGCCGACCAGCTCTGCGGCTGTGATATACGTCCCCAAGAATCCTAGGCCCATGTCCATGTCATTCTCCTAATTCTATCCCGAACGCATCCGGGCCGTCGTCGTCGTCGTCCATGCCGACCCAGGCCGGCAACTGCAGCGCTTGCGGCTCCGTGTAGCGCCCAGGCCACCTGCCTGACGCCCTGCACTCTGCCACACGCACCAGCAGTTTGCCTACTTCGTCCGTCGCGTACCAGAGTGAGTCGGCGTCAATCTCGAATACTCCAACATCATACGGCGCGGACTTCTCCACAGCGACGAGCAGTATTGACTGCGGCATCCACCCGCTCCCGGAATGGATTCCAGCCGCGTAGTGTGCCATCTGGCAGTGATACATATATCGAGCGACCGAGGCGCCGAATCTTCGCCCGTCAATGCTGATCGTAGTCTTCAGGTCGATGAGCGTTCTGGTAGATGGCACGATCCAGTCCGGCCGCGCCTTGCACTGCAGGCCGGAATTTACGTCGGTCCATATTAGGCTGCACTCGTATTCCGCGCCCGTGTCTTGCATATACGGCACAACGAGAGGATGCGCCCGAACCGCTCTGGCGATCGCCATCGCCTCGTCAATTTCCGCCGAACTGAAGATTGTTTTCCCGATGTTCGCATCCTTGAAGTCTGTCCACGCCTTCCCCTGGCGCCGCTCACCGCCCCATATCGCAATTTCTGAGTTGAACAGTTCCGGCTCGAAAACCATCGCATGGATCGCGCGGCTGAATGCGAGGGCTGGCGTATCCGCGCGCTTGTGGGTCAGCATGTGCTTGTACTTTGGCTGGGGATTCCGCCATATATTTAAGGCTGGACCAATTCACAGCATCAACGTTATCGTACTGAAAGCGGTTCATTTTCGAGATCCTTTTGCAATTTCTGCGGCAAACAGGAGGGCGAGAATGCGCAATTCCTTCTTTCTCCCACCAATAAGCAAGGTCTGTCATTTCTGGATAGAAGCGCTGAAACATATTTCTGGCGGCATAGAACTCATTTACAGTTGTTGCAGAACAACTGATCGCGTTTGTTAACCTGTAATACGGTTCATTATGCAAAATCCTAGCCGCTCT
This genomic interval from Hyphomicrobiales bacterium contains the following:
- a CDS encoding PD-(D/E)XK nuclease-like domain-containing protein translates to MLTHKRADTPALAFSRAIHAMVFEPELFNSEIAIWGGERRQGKAWTDFKDANIGKTIFSSAEIDEAMAIARAVRAHPLVVPYMQDTGAEYECSLIWTDVNSGLQCKARPDWIVPSTRTLIDLKTTISIDGRRFGASVARYMYHCQMAHYAAGIHSGSGWMPQSILLVAVEKSAPYDVGVFEIDADSLWYATDEVGKLLVRVAECRASGRWPGRYTEPQALQLPAWVGMDDDDDGPDAFGIELGE